The following are from one region of the Bradyrhizobium septentrionale genome:
- a CDS encoding phage tail protein, with the protein MSDQFLAEIRIFPCNFAPSGWAFCNGQLMPISQNTALFSLLGATYGGDGKSNFALPNLQGSSPMQPGQSSFGTVYDLGQSAGTTTVTLLQSEMPLHNHGVLGNINQSQLATPSPVRSLARANPGQAYTATLTNISPFSATSSIMPIGGGQPHNNMMPYLTLNFCIALQGIFPARG; encoded by the coding sequence ATGTCTGATCAATTCCTGGCCGAGATCCGCATTTTCCCGTGCAACTTCGCACCCTCCGGATGGGCCTTCTGCAACGGCCAGCTGATGCCGATCTCGCAGAACACCGCACTGTTCTCGCTGCTCGGCGCCACCTATGGTGGCGACGGCAAGTCCAACTTTGCCTTGCCCAACCTGCAAGGCAGTTCGCCGATGCAACCGGGGCAAAGCTCGTTCGGCACCGTCTACGATCTCGGGCAGTCCGCCGGCACGACGACCGTGACCCTGCTGCAATCCGAAATGCCCCTGCACAACCACGGGGTTTTGGGCAATATCAATCAGTCCCAACTCGCCACACCCAGCCCGGTGCGATCGCTTGCGCGCGCAAACCCGGGGCAGGCCTACACGGCAACACTGACCAACATTTCGCCGTTCTCGGCAACCAGCTCGATTATGCCGATCGGCGGCGGCCAGCCCCATAACAACATGATGCCGTACCTCACCTTGAATTTCTGCATCGCGTTGCAGGGTATTTTCCCGGCGCGCGGCTGA
- a CDS encoding DUF6916 family protein produces MTSTVDLATLRIDDFTPHQDAEFEMQAADHVLALKLAKVESAGNSGRPGGAFSLLFAGPKGAWLPQAIHPVRHPTLGVMEIFLVPVGPLADGNGYQAVFT; encoded by the coding sequence ATGACATCCACCGTCGACCTCGCGACATTGCGGATTGATGACTTCACGCCGCATCAGGACGCGGAGTTCGAGATGCAGGCGGCAGATCACGTCTTGGCGCTGAAGCTTGCCAAGGTCGAGTCCGCGGGCAACAGCGGGCGGCCGGGCGGTGCGTTCTCGCTGCTGTTTGCCGGGCCAAAGGGAGCGTGGCTGCCTCAGGCGATCCATCCGGTGCGGCATCCGACGCTCGGCGTGATGGAGATCTTCCTGGTGCCGGTCGGTCCGCTTGCAGATGGCAATGGCTATCAGGCGGTCTTCACCTAG
- a CDS encoding cadherin repeat domain-containing protein codes for MTTIPAYTIGGLTRPELHLDPSGNIILDPAAQAFVDAYGLQYLYLGCPPGTPFPPIHGFLSAPTDTNSGANTVVEGAAVNSSVNITAHSDSLIGLPVTYSLTSDSSHGGFKIDANTGVVTIADPTKVDFESSGGSYVVNVQATDGIFVSSQSFTIAVSNAPPSTPTDSNATANAVNEGAAVNTLVGITAAAADVNGPGVTYSLTADTSNGGFKIDPNTGVVSVANSGKIDFETAPGHAYSITVQASDGHGGVSLQTFTINVNDLPVSTPVDVNAAANAVVEGAAANTLVGVTASAVDPNGPATTYSLTGDTSGGGFKIDASTGVVTVADPTKLDFESSAPGHAYTITVHATAGATSSTQTFTINVTDAPPSAPTDTDATANSVTEGAAAGTVVGVTAHATDINGGAVTYSLVGDTSGGGFTVNAATGVVTVADPTKLDFETSHGSYTITAQASDGTLSSTQTFTVNVTDVAPSTPVDSNAAANAVVEGAAVGSTVGITASSTDVNGPGVTYSLTGDTSGGGFTIDSHTGVITVADPTKIDYESAPGHAYTVTAQASDGTLTNSQTFTIGVNEAPPSSPVDSDAAANAVAEGAAAGTAVGVTASSTDVNGPPVTYALIGDTSGGGFTINATTGVITVADPTKIDYESSGAGHSYTVTAQASDGTTASSQTFTIGVTDVAPSAPVDSDVGANSVVEGAANGSTVGIIASAIDINGPAVTYSLTGDTSGGGFTINAATGVITVADSSKIDYETAAGHAYTVTATASDGTLTNSQTFTIAVNDVAPSAPVDGDAAGNNVVEGAAAGTAVGVTASSTDVNGPAVTYSLTGDTSGGGFTINATTGVITVADPTKLDYESAPGHAYTVTAQASDGTLTNLQTFTIAVNDAPPSAPVDADAGANSITEGAANGSTVGITASSTDVNGPAVTYSLIGDTSGGGFTINATTGVITVADSTKIDFESSGGSYTVVAQSSDGTLANSQTFTIAVTDVAPSTPIDSDAGVNRVAIGAPAGSGTGVTASSTDVNGPAVTYSLVGDTSGGAFTINAATGKVTVADPTKINIADPSYDVTVDASDGTLHNQQTFTIAVVVDQAPVVTAGHTLNYTENQAATAIDSAITVTDGDDANLVSATVQITGGYVNGEDVLAFANTATITGTFNAATGTLTLTGTDTVANYQAALAAVTYHNTSDNPSGAARTVTITANDGTLDSSPVTDTINVTPVNDPPVVVAGHTLNYTENQAATAFDPAITVSDVDNTTLASATVQITGNYANGQDVLAFTTQNGITGSFNAGTGLLTLTGTATVAQYQAALASVTYQNTSDNPSGLARTVTIITNDGSANSAAVTDTINVTPVNDPPVTTAGGTLNYTENQAASVIDASVNVSDVDSANMSSATVAITGGFAAGQDVLGFVNQNGISGSYNSATGVLTLTGSSSVANYKAALDSITYFNSSDNPSGADRTVSFTVNDGSANSNTSTSTIHVTPVNDAPVVSFGAITGFSEPPNGTPASSSTPVTITPNLTISDAEGNNITDATFVLNNLKASDALSIAGHAGTSGDIGGIHFDITSTAGTETISFTGTDTLAHYNAVLDLIQFNNTSENPDSTARSYTLTVHDDGGTANGGNNTGTASTTGSVTAVDDAPTAAVPADNSLGTAFSHTDFAISGLSVADIDSDPGTVTATVSSAHANLTFNTAGLASFTNNDSHTVTLTGTAAQVNTALATLTYNSDDGFAGSDTVTLNVSDNGHTGTGGPLTSGAQTFHVGVVPQVFYIDNSATALANSHNLGTAADPYTSIAAFNAANPAGSGDYVVLRSGTYTEANGINLANGVNLVGGSHALTFTNPVTGALVTANAATGTDPVIKVTGADNGIDLLGASGHSISGVSIDTSASTGIGISDDGNNVGTVSMSDITVKTASGAGLSFTHGGTITVTGSNNTISSTTGTALDVEHTNIGAGNLTFKSISATGSSGSAGIILDTTGSAGGLTVTGTGTAGSGGTINNKTGADILSGTDAGGQTTSGTGGTGIYLHNTSNVSLSDMSLHDFSNFAIYGNNVTGFTFADGTISGTNGTNNAGDREESSIRFDNLLGTSSITGSSISGGFDENIDLYNTSGTLNRLTMDSDTFGLIGSTGNDNVRGQVYNSATANYTLTNSTFAGTRADFIAFTANNNSSMDAVVRGNTFHNGQAIVPGGGTAVDIRSGSGGLVSAATTTFDISHNILTDGGANAFDTVGIFVAKGQDNGTMSGTIASNSIGPAKVGSNSDGIFVRDAGAGTLTTLIQNNTITGVGNNGIHLQNNDGSSTLNATIYGNSVSSPTSANPFAALLVDNGATATDTSTTNVVIGSGTGGAGTKNTLNHNATYATDVELSNFNGNTHLNLSKNGSTSGTAAGVITDDNTSGTGAITVDTSGGSGTTTLVGTLPTLPTPVAPLLATAGGVQATTPTTGEMHLTQSQLDSVVSAAIDLWAKAGAGAGQLAALHAVSFSVADLAGQIVGQEGAGHITIDTDAAGHGWFVDPTPSDNSEFTNTLNASGSNLQTDPSTAAAGHLDLLTTVVHELGHVLGLPDTISASDVNDLMYIGLADGERRLPTTADLPKDHSMDPGQPQQNFVFASSAAPSSQQPASAPSAGVAMGHSFDFSAFAQTPQADTSHTMAVAANAPTWSDLFSGQSNAGNPWAGHETTFAAMGGTPTDNHLHTQHDLLV; via the coding sequence ATGACGACCATACCCGCCTATACAATCGGTGGTTTAACCCGTCCCGAACTCCATCTTGATCCGAGCGGCAATATCATCCTGGATCCGGCCGCGCAGGCATTCGTCGATGCGTATGGTCTGCAATACCTTTATCTCGGCTGCCCTCCCGGCACACCCTTTCCGCCGATCCACGGCTTCCTGTCGGCGCCGACCGACACCAATTCCGGCGCCAACACGGTCGTTGAAGGCGCCGCCGTCAACAGCTCGGTCAACATCACCGCACATTCCGACAGCCTGATCGGCCTCCCGGTCACCTATTCGCTGACGTCCGATTCCTCGCATGGCGGCTTCAAGATCGATGCCAATACCGGTGTGGTGACGATCGCCGACCCCACCAAGGTCGATTTCGAGAGCTCCGGCGGCAGCTATGTCGTAAATGTGCAGGCGACCGACGGCATCTTCGTCTCGTCGCAGAGCTTCACGATCGCGGTCAGCAATGCGCCGCCCTCGACACCGACCGACAGCAACGCCACCGCCAACGCCGTCAACGAAGGCGCCGCCGTCAACACACTGGTCGGCATCACCGCAGCGGCGGCCGACGTTAATGGCCCCGGCGTCACCTATTCGCTGACGGCGGACACCTCCAACGGCGGCTTCAAGATCGATCCCAACACCGGCGTCGTCAGCGTTGCCAATTCCGGCAAGATCGACTTCGAAACCGCGCCGGGTCACGCCTACAGCATCACGGTGCAGGCCAGCGATGGCCATGGCGGCGTCAGCTTGCAGACCTTCACCATCAACGTCAACGACCTGCCGGTCTCCACGCCGGTCGACGTCAATGCCGCCGCCAATGCCGTCGTCGAGGGCGCCGCCGCCAACACGCTGGTCGGCGTTACCGCCTCCGCGGTCGATCCGAACGGCCCCGCAACCACCTACTCGCTGACCGGAGACACCTCCGGCGGCGGCTTCAAGATCGACGCGAGCACCGGCGTCGTCACGGTCGCCGATCCCACCAAGCTCGATTTCGAGAGCAGCGCGCCCGGCCACGCCTACACCATCACCGTGCACGCGACGGCCGGCGCGACCTCGTCGACGCAGACCTTCACCATCAACGTCACCGACGCTCCGCCGTCCGCCCCCACCGACACCGACGCCACCGCCAACTCGGTCACCGAGGGCGCGGCTGCGGGCACCGTCGTCGGCGTCACGGCGCACGCGACCGACATCAACGGCGGAGCCGTGACCTATTCGCTGGTCGGCGACACCTCAGGCGGCGGCTTCACCGTCAATGCGGCGACCGGCGTCGTCACCGTCGCCGATCCGACCAAGCTCGATTTCGAAACCTCGCACGGCAGCTACACCATCACCGCGCAGGCCAGCGACGGCACGCTGTCGAGCACGCAGACCTTCACCGTCAACGTCACCGACGTGGCGCCGTCGACCCCGGTCGACAGCAATGCCGCCGCCAACGCCGTCGTCGAAGGCGCGGCCGTGGGCTCCACGGTCGGCATCACCGCGTCCTCGACCGACGTCAACGGTCCCGGCGTGACCTATTCGCTGACCGGCGACACCTCCGGCGGCGGCTTCACCATCGATTCCCACACCGGTGTCATCACCGTCGCCGATCCCACCAAGATCGACTACGAAAGCGCTCCCGGCCACGCCTACACCGTCACCGCGCAGGCCAGCGACGGCACGCTGACGAATTCGCAGACCTTCACCATCGGCGTCAACGAAGCCCCGCCGTCGAGCCCGGTCGACAGCGATGCCGCCGCCAATGCGGTTGCCGAAGGCGCCGCCGCCGGCACCGCGGTCGGCGTCACCGCATCGTCGACCGACGTCAACGGTCCGCCGGTGACCTATGCGCTGATCGGCGACACCTCCGGCGGTGGCTTCACCATCAACGCAACGACGGGCGTCATCACCGTCGCCGATCCCACCAAGATCGATTACGAGAGCAGCGGCGCGGGCCATTCCTATACGGTGACCGCGCAAGCCAGCGACGGCACGACCGCGAGCTCGCAAACCTTTACGATCGGTGTCACCGACGTTGCGCCGTCGGCCCCCGTCGACAGCGACGTCGGCGCCAACAGCGTCGTCGAAGGCGCGGCCAACGGTTCGACCGTGGGCATCATCGCGTCGGCGATCGACATCAACGGCCCGGCCGTGACCTATTCGCTCACCGGCGACACTTCCGGCGGCGGCTTCACCATCAATGCCGCGACCGGTGTCATCACCGTCGCCGACAGCAGCAAGATCGACTACGAGACCGCGGCGGGGCATGCCTACACCGTCACCGCGACGGCCAGCGACGGCACGCTGACGAATTCGCAAACCTTCACCATCGCCGTCAACGACGTCGCGCCGTCAGCCCCGGTCGACGGCGATGCCGCGGGCAACAACGTCGTCGAAGGCGCCGCCGCCGGCACCGCCGTGGGCGTCACCGCGTCGTCGACCGACGTCAACGGCCCGGCCGTGACCTATTCGCTGACCGGCGACACCTCCGGCGGCGGCTTCACCATCAACGCCACCACTGGCGTCATCACCGTCGCCGACCCGACCAAGCTCGATTACGAAAGTGCGCCCGGCCACGCCTATACAGTGACTGCGCAGGCCAGCGACGGCACGCTCACGAACTTGCAGACCTTCACCATCGCCGTCAACGACGCCCCGCCGTCGGCCCCGGTCGATGCCGACGCCGGTGCCAATTCGATCACCGAAGGCGCGGCCAACGGCTCAACCGTCGGCATCACCGCGTCGTCGACCGACGTCAACGGCCCGGCGGTGACCTATTCGCTGATCGGCGACACCTCTGGTGGCGGCTTCACCATCAACGCGACGACCGGCGTCATCACTGTCGCCGATTCCACCAAGATCGATTTCGAAAGCTCGGGCGGCAGCTACACCGTCGTTGCCCAGTCCAGCGACGGGACGCTGGCGAACTCGCAAACCTTCACCATCGCCGTCACCGATGTCGCGCCATCGACCCCGATCGATAGCGACGCCGGCGTCAACCGGGTCGCGATCGGCGCACCGGCCGGCTCGGGAACCGGCGTGACCGCATCCTCGACCGACGTCAACGGTCCCGCCGTGACCTATTCGCTGGTCGGCGACACCTCCGGCGGCGCCTTCACCATCAACGCGGCCACTGGCAAGGTCACGGTCGCCGATCCTACCAAGATCAACATTGCTGATCCGTCTTATGACGTCACGGTCGATGCCAGCGACGGCACCTTGCACAACCAGCAGACCTTCACCATCGCGGTCGTCGTCGACCAGGCACCGGTCGTCACCGCCGGCCACACGCTGAACTACACCGAGAACCAGGCCGCGACCGCGATCGATTCGGCGATCACCGTCACCGACGGCGACGACGCCAATCTGGTGTCCGCGACGGTGCAGATCACCGGCGGCTACGTCAACGGCGAGGACGTGCTCGCCTTCGCCAACACTGCCACCATCACCGGCACGTTCAATGCCGCGACCGGAACGCTGACGCTGACCGGCACCGACACGGTCGCCAACTATCAGGCCGCGCTGGCCGCGGTGACCTATCACAACACCAGCGACAACCCGTCGGGCGCGGCGCGCACCGTCACGATAACAGCCAATGACGGCACGCTCGACAGCAGCCCGGTGACCGACACCATCAACGTCACCCCGGTCAACGACCCGCCCGTTGTGGTCGCCGGCCATACGCTGAACTACACCGAGAACCAGGCCGCGACCGCGTTCGACCCGGCGATCACCGTGTCCGATGTCGACAACACCACGCTGGCCAGCGCGACCGTGCAGATTACCGGCAACTACGCCAACGGCCAGGATGTCCTCGCCTTCACCACCCAGAACGGCATCACCGGCTCGTTCAATGCGGGAACCGGCTTGCTGACGCTGACAGGCACAGCGACGGTTGCCCAATATCAGGCGGCGCTCGCCTCGGTGACCTATCAGAACACCAGCGACAACCCGTCGGGCCTGGCGCGTACGGTCACCATCATCACCAATGACGGCTCCGCCAACTCGGCTGCGGTCACCGACACCATCAATGTCACCCCGGTCAACGATCCGCCGGTCACGACGGCCGGCGGCACGCTGAACTATACCGAGAACCAGGCCGCGTCCGTGATCGATGCGTCGGTCAACGTCTCCGACGTCGACAGCGCCAACATGTCGAGCGCGACGGTTGCCATCACCGGCGGCTTCGCCGCCGGCCAGGATGTGCTGGGCTTCGTCAACCAGAACGGCATCAGCGGATCGTACAACTCCGCGACCGGCGTGCTGACGCTGACGGGCTCCTCCAGCGTCGCCAACTACAAGGCGGCGCTCGATTCCATCACCTATTTCAACTCGAGTGACAACCCGTCCGGCGCTGATCGCACCGTCAGCTTCACGGTCAACGACGGCAGCGCCAACAGCAACACCTCGACCTCGACCATCCATGTCACGCCGGTCAATGACGCGCCTGTCGTGAGCTTCGGCGCCATCACCGGATTCTCCGAGCCGCCGAACGGCACGCCGGCTTCGAGCTCGACGCCGGTCACGATCACGCCAAACCTGACGATCTCGGACGCCGAAGGCAACAACATCACCGATGCGACCTTCGTGCTGAACAATCTGAAGGCGTCGGACGCGCTCTCGATCGCAGGTCACGCCGGCACCAGCGGCGACATCGGCGGGATCCACTTCGACATCACCAGCACCGCCGGCACCGAAACGATCAGTTTCACCGGCACCGACACGCTGGCGCACTACAATGCGGTGCTCGACCTGATCCAGTTCAACAACACCAGCGAAAATCCCGACAGCACCGCGCGTTCCTATACCCTGACCGTGCACGATGACGGCGGCACCGCGAATGGCGGCAACAACACCGGGACGGCATCGACCACCGGAAGCGTGACCGCCGTGGACGATGCGCCCACCGCGGCGGTGCCGGCGGACAATTCGCTCGGCACTGCGTTCTCGCACACCGACTTTGCGATATCAGGCCTTTCGGTCGCCGACATCGATTCCGACCCCGGCACCGTCACGGCGACGGTTTCCTCCGCTCATGCGAACCTGACCTTCAACACCGCCGGACTGGCCAGCTTCACCAACAACGACAGCCACACGGTGACGCTGACCGGCACGGCCGCACAGGTCAACACCGCGCTGGCGACCCTGACATACAACAGCGATGACGGCTTCGCCGGCTCGGATACCGTGACGCTGAACGTCAGCGACAACGGCCACACCGGCACCGGCGGGCCGCTCACCTCGGGCGCCCAGACCTTCCATGTCGGCGTCGTGCCGCAGGTGTTCTACATCGACAACTCGGCCACGGCGCTGGCCAACAGCCACAATCTCGGCACCGCTGCCGACCCGTACACCTCGATCGCCGCCTTCAACGCGGCGAACCCGGCAGGGAGCGGCGACTACGTCGTGCTGAGGTCCGGCACCTACACCGAAGCCAACGGCATCAACCTCGCCAACGGCGTCAATTTGGTCGGCGGCAGCCACGCCCTGACCTTCACCAATCCGGTGACCGGCGCCCTGGTGACCGCCAACGCTGCAACCGGCACCGATCCGGTGATCAAGGTCACCGGCGCCGACAACGGCATCGACCTGCTCGGCGCGTCGGGCCACAGCATCAGCGGCGTCAGCATCGATACCTCGGCCTCGACCGGCATCGGCATCAGCGACGACGGCAACAATGTCGGCACCGTCTCGATGTCCGACATCACGGTCAAGACCGCCAGCGGCGCCGGCTTGAGCTTCACGCATGGCGGCACGATCACCGTCACCGGCAGCAACAACACCATCTCGTCCACGACCGGCACCGCACTCGACGTCGAGCACACCAACATCGGCGCGGGCAATCTGACCTTCAAGAGCATTTCGGCGACGGGCTCGTCGGGCAGCGCCGGCATCATCCTCGACACGACCGGATCGGCCGGCGGACTCACGGTCACAGGCACCGGCACCGCCGGCTCCGGCGGCACGATCAACAACAAGACCGGCGCGGACATCCTCAGCGGCACCGACGCCGGCGGACAGACGACGTCGGGCACCGGCGGAACCGGCATCTACCTGCACAACACCTCGAACGTGTCGCTGAGCGACATGTCGCTGCATGATTTCAGCAACTTCGCGATCTACGGCAACAACGTCACCGGCTTCACTTTTGCCGACGGCACGATCAGCGGCACCAACGGCACCAACAATGCCGGCGACCGCGAGGAAAGCAGCATCCGGTTCGACAACCTGCTCGGCACCTCTTCGATCACGGGGTCCAGCATCTCCGGCGGCTTCGACGAGAACATCGACCTCTACAACACCAGCGGAACGCTGAATCGCCTGACGATGGACAGCGACACGTTCGGCCTGATCGGCTCGACCGGCAACGATAACGTCCGCGGGCAGGTCTACAACTCTGCGACGGCCAACTACACCCTGACCAACAGCACGTTTGCCGGCACCCGGGCCGACTTCATCGCCTTCACCGCCAACAACAATTCGTCGATGGACGCCGTTGTCCGCGGCAACACCTTCCACAACGGCCAGGCCATCGTCCCCGGCGGCGGCACGGCGGTCGACATCAGGAGCGGATCCGGCGGCCTCGTCTCCGCCGCGACCACCACGTTCGACATCTCGCACAACATCCTGACCGACGGCGGCGCCAACGCGTTCGATACGGTCGGTATCTTCGTGGCGAAGGGCCAGGACAACGGCACGATGTCCGGGACGATCGCCAGCAATTCGATCGGGCCGGCGAAGGTGGGCTCGAACTCCGACGGCATCTTCGTCCGCGACGCCGGCGCCGGCACCCTGACGACGCTGATCCAGAACAACACGATCACCGGGGTCGGCAACAACGGCATCCATTTGCAGAACAACGACGGCAGTTCGACCTTGAACGCCACGATATACGGCAACTCGGTGTCGTCTCCGACTTCCGCCAATCCGTTTGCGGCACTCCTTGTCGACAACGGTGCGACAGCGACCGACACCAGCACGACGAACGTCGTGATCGGCTCGGGCACCGGCGGGGCCGGCACCAAGAACACGCTGAACCACAACGCGACCTACGCCACCGACGTCGAGCTGAGCAACTTCAACGGCAATACGCATCTGAACCTGTCGAAGAACGGTTCGACCTCGGGAACCGCTGCGGGCGTCATCACCGACGACAACACCAGCGGCACAGGCGCCATCACCGTCGACACCTCGGGCGGAAGCGGCACGACGACGCTCGTCGGCACGCTGCCGACGCTGCCGACCCCGGTCGCGCCGCTGCTCGCCACTGCGGGCGGCGTGCAGGCCACGACGCCGACCACGGGCGAAATGCACCTGACGCAGAGCCAACTCGACTCGGTCGTGTCGGCGGCGATCGATCTATGGGCGAAGGCCGGTGCCGGCGCCGGCCAGCTTGCAGCGCTGCATGCCGTCAGCTTCAGCGTCGCCGACCTCGCCGGCCAGATCGTCGGCCAGGAAGGCGCAGGCCACATCACGATCGACACCGATGCCGCCGGCCACGGCTGGTTCGTCGATCCGACACCGTCGGACAATTCGGAATTCACCAACACCCTCAACGCGTCCGGTAGCAATCTGCAGACCGACCCGTCGACGGCCGCAGCGGGTCATCTCGATCTCCTGACCACAGTGGTGCACGAATTGGGACACGTGCTCGGCCTGCCCGATACCATCTCGGCATCCGACGTCAACGATCTGATGTATATCGGTCTGGCCGACGGCGAGCGCCGGCTGCCGACCACGGCCGACCTGCCGAAGGACCACAGCATGGACCCCGGCCAGCCGCAGCAGAACTTCGTGTTCGCATCGAGCGCAGCGCCTTCGAGCCAGCAGCCGGCCAGTGCACCGTCTGCCGGCGTCGCCATGGGCCACAGTTTCGACTTTTCGGCGTTCGCCCAGACGCCGCAGGCCGATACAAGCCACACGATGGCCGTCGCCGCAAATGCCCCGACCTGGTCCGACCTGTTCAGCGGCCAGTCCAATGCCGGCAACCCGTGGGCCGGCCACGAGACGACGTTCGCCGCGATGGGCGGCACGCCGACCGACAATCATCTCCACACCCAGCACGATCTGCTGGTTTGA
- a CDS encoding phage tail protein, with protein sequence MSQPYLSEIRMMSFGFAPKGWAFCNGQVLPINQNQALFSLLGTTYGGNGTTTFALPNLQGKVPLHMGSGFALGQTAGETSHTLTIAEMPQHPHTFQGTTNNADNPVVTGNLMATSANLYTAASNLTTLDPSTVGNAGGSQPHENMQPYLTLNFCIALQGIFPSRN encoded by the coding sequence ATGTCTCAACCCTATCTCTCGGAAATCAGGATGATGTCGTTCGGCTTTGCGCCGAAAGGCTGGGCGTTTTGCAACGGCCAGGTGCTGCCGATCAATCAGAATCAGGCCCTGTTTTCGCTGCTCGGCACAACCTATGGCGGCAACGGCACGACGACTTTCGCGCTACCGAACCTGCAGGGAAAAGTGCCGCTGCATATGGGCTCGGGCTTCGCGCTCGGACAGACCGCGGGCGAAACGTCCCACACCCTGACGATCGCCGAGATGCCGCAGCATCCTCACACCTTTCAGGGCACGACCAACAATGCCGACAATCCTGTGGTGACCGGCAATCTGATGGCGACGTCGGCCAATCTTTATACCGCTGCCAGCAATCTGACGACGCTCGACCCGAGCACCGTCGGCAATGCCGGCGGCTCGCAGCCTCACGAGAACATGCAGCCCTATCTCACGCTCAACTTCTGCATCGCGTTGCAGGGCATCTTCCCCTCCCGGAATTGA
- a CDS encoding phage tail protein has translation MGQPYIGEIRMFGGNFAPNGWMFCQGQLLAISENDALFNLIGTTYGGDGQSTFALPNLQGRLPLHQGNSFVMGQSAGVEQVTLTTQQLPIHNHPMSASLNNATGSTVTGNVVGVVGATQIYREAPAASPMASQACSSVSGNQPHDNMQPYLCVSFIISLYGIYPSQN, from the coding sequence ATGGGCCAGCCTTACATTGGCGAGATACGTATGTTCGGCGGTAATTTTGCCCCGAACGGCTGGATGTTCTGCCAGGGACAACTCCTGGCGATCTCCGAGAACGACGCTTTGTTCAATCTGATCGGGACCACCTATGGCGGCGACGGCCAGTCGACCTTCGCCTTGCCCAACCTGCAGGGCCGCCTGCCGCTACACCAGGGCAACAGCTTCGTCATGGGGCAGAGCGCGGGCGTCGAGCAGGTGACGCTGACCACCCAGCAACTGCCCATCCACAACCACCCGATGTCGGCATCCCTGAACAACGCGACCGGCAGCACGGTGACGGGCAATGTCGTCGGTGTGGTGGGAGCTACTCAGATTTACCGCGAGGCCCCGGCCGCGTCGCCAATGGCGAGCCAGGCCTGCTCGTCGGTCAGCGGCAACCAGCCGCACGACAACATGCAGCCTTACCTCTGCGTCAGCTTCATCATTTCACTGTACGGCATTTATCCGAGCCAAAACTAG
- a CDS encoding GNAT family N-acetyltransferase, with the protein MSFRRIAEADLPFLGRLYASTRVEELAVTPWSAEQKAAFLAMQFRAQHVHYQHYYPTADWLVTMRNGEDIGRLYVDRWPSEHCVIDIAFLPEYRGVGLGGALMRDLLDEAAGAGKPMSIHVEKFNPAMRLYRRLGFVTEEDKGVYDLMRWRAAGATGAHAASA; encoded by the coding sequence TTGAGCTTCCGTCGCATCGCCGAGGCCGATCTGCCCTTCCTCGGGCGGCTCTATGCCTCGACCCGCGTCGAAGAACTGGCCGTGACGCCGTGGAGCGCGGAGCAGAAGGCTGCGTTCCTGGCCATGCAATTCCGGGCACAGCACGTGCATTACCAGCACTATTATCCGACGGCCGACTGGCTGGTAACGATGCGCAACGGGGAGGACATCGGCCGTCTCTATGTCGACCGCTGGCCGAGCGAGCACTGCGTCATCGATATCGCCTTCCTGCCGGAATATCGCGGAGTCGGTCTGGGCGGTGCGCTGATGCGCGACCTGCTCGACGAGGCCGCCGGAGCCGGCAAGCCGATGTCGATCCATGTCGAGAAGTTCAATCCCGCGATGCGGCTCTATCGCCGGCTCGGCTTCGTCACCGAGGAGGACAAAGGCGTCTACGACCTGATGCGCTGGCGCGCGGCGGGAGCGACCGGCGCCCACGCCGCTTCAGCCTGA